GCCGCTCTGCCTTTTTGAGTAAGCGCCCGGCTACCGTGGCGCCGTTCGACAAGTCCCTTCCGGTGCAGTTCCTGCCAGGTACTGACGTCAATATCAGAACCGGCGGAGACGCGACGCATTGCGTTCTGTTCGCCTTGGGTTAGGGCAGAGTTGCTCATTGGCGCGGTATGCCACTTGTCACTTCATGATGCCACGGGGCGGATGGGCCGAAGCCGCTCGTATCGAAATGGTCACTGCGTGACGCTTATGACAATGCCGGACCCAGACCTGCTCGAACTTGGCTGGAAGTCCTTTTTCAGCGACCAGCTCTCGCCCGAGGAGCGCTCGCAACTGCAATCGGCGCGCGTAATGGCGGTCCACCGGGGGAAGCTCGCCGTGGCAGGCTCCGGTCTCGATCAATTCATCACGCCAAGTTTGCCGAACTCAGATGCCGAGGAATACCAATTGGCAGTCGGTGACTGGCTGTTGCTCAATCCAGCGACATTGCAGATTTCACGCATCCTTCGTCGCGGCAGTCTGTTCAAACGGCGCGCGCCCGGAAGCGGCCGCAAGCTTCAACTCATCGCCGCTAATGTCGACACAGTGTTCATCGTTGCCTCGTGCAACCAGGATTTCAACCTCGCCCGGATCGAGCGTTACCTGATCCTGGCGCGCGAAGTCGGTGTCCATCCGGTCGTCGTACTGACCAAAGTTGATCTGACCGAAAGGCCTGACGAATTTGTGGACGCCGCACGCGGTCTGCAATCCGGCCTCGATGTGGAGATCATCAATGCTCGCGATCCCCTCAGCGCCGGTTCGCTCACTGCCTGGTGCGGTATAGGTGAGACGGTCGCGCTTCTCGGCTCTTCTGGGGTGGGAAAGTCGACCCTGATCAACACGCTCAGGGATTCTCAAGACATAGCCACGCAGGAAGTTCGGCAAGCCGATGGCAAGGGGCGCCACACGACTACCGTGCGCGAAATGCACCGTCTCGCGCAGGGCGGCTGGCTGCTGGATACGCCCGGCATGCGTGAGCTCCAGCTAACAGATGCGGCAGCGGGACTTGCGGCCGTTTTCGAAGATATCGTTTCCCTCGCGCAGCAGTGCAAATTTTCGAACTGCGCGCATGAAAGCGAGCCGGGATGTGAAGTGCAGAGGGCACTACAGGACGGTACCCTGGACCGGGAGCGGCTCGACCGCATGCGTAAGCTGACGGCCGAGGATGATCTAAACACACTAAACCTGGACGAGCACCACGCGCGGCCCCAGCGCCGGCACTAATGCCGCCCAGTTGTTGGGGTTCGCGACCAATGCAGCTGCAAGGAACTGTAATGTCGTCAGTCTCGCGCTCGTCACTTTCCGGTACAGCTAGCTTTTGCCAAAAAGCGGTCGTGAAGCCGACGCGACTAACGCCCTCAGGCGGTATGGCGCAGTTGCCCTTACAATCCCGACATACCGTTTAGTCGAACACCACCGTCCGATTGCCGTTCAAGAACACGCGGTATTCAAGGTGTGACTTGACCGCTCGCGCCAACACGCCGCGTTCGACATCTCGCCCCCTGGCGACAAGCTCATCAGGCGTTTCTCGATGGCTAACGACCGCTACGTCCTGAGCGATGATTGGCCCTTCATCGAGGTCGGTCGTCACGTAGTGGCTGGTCGCACCGATTAGCTTCACGCCGCGATCATAGGCCTGATGGTAAGGCTTCGCGCCCTTGAAGCCGGGCAGGAACGAGTGATGGATGTTGATGCAACGGCCCGACAGGAACGCGGTCAACTCGTCCGAAAAGATCTGCATGTAGCGTGCGAGCACGACCAGTTCTGCACCGCTTCGCGTCACGAGGTCTTTGATCTGCGCTTCCTGCTGAGGCTTCGTTTCCTTGGTGATCGGCAGGTAGTGATAGGGAATGTCCTGGATCAGTGAGGTGGTCAGCGCTTCGCGGGGATGATTGCTGATCGCCGCAACCACCTCCATGTTTATCTCGCCGATGCGCATGCGATAGAGCAAGTCGCCGAAAGCGTGGTCGAACTTGGATACCAGCAGCACGACCTTCGGCACGTAGCCGGGCGAACGCCACCGGCACTCCATTTCACACTCGCTTGCGATGGGCGCAAATCCGGTTTGCAACTCGTCGACAGGTGTCGTGCCTTTGAACTCGGCTCGCAGGAAAAAGCCCGCACTGATCGGGTCGGTGTATTGCTGCAGGTCTACGATGTCGGCGCCGCTAGCCGTCAGGAACGTCGAGACTCTTGCGACCAGGCCGGGCCGGTTCTTGCACGATAGCGCAAGGGTGAAGGTATCTTTCACAGGGACATTCTCCGTCGGAACCTAGTCTAGCGCGTCCGTCTTTGGGACCTAGCCCGTGACGTGCGAGGCTGATCTCTTCGCAATTCCAAGCAGGTACTTTTTGATCCTATAATACCCCCAGGCCAGGCAGGGGAGTGCTGATGACACTTGATCGGCTCACGCATCGGCTCGGAGCTCGAAGTCGGGACGATCCACGATGCCCATTACATGCATCGCGATCCAGCACTCGGCAAAGCAGCCATCCAAAAGCTCGAAGGGAGAGTGATTTCTCCCAACTAAGCGCCCAACCGTCTCGGACGCGTCCAGTTCAATCAGGGAAAAATGCTGAAAAACCCTGGTAGCGGAGGGGCGCTCATGCCTTAACCGTACACTTGCTTGCTGTAGGGTTTAGCGTGGTGCTCCGGTAGATAGGCACACCCAATCGTTGACTAGCCCGCGTGAACGCGACAGCATTTCCGGAGGCAATATGGGCCTGGATTGGGGCGCTCCGCTAGTGCTGGCGCACGTTCGGTTACCGACACCATAAGGGGGGCTTCTTGGCGATTGATCCCAAACTGCGCGAGCTGCTGGAGCTGCTCTTTTGCTACGACAGGGAACGGGTGAAGACGGTCAAGGAGGAAAAGAGACTTATTGCTCATTACACGACCGCCGACACCGCGATGAAGATCATCAGTGGCCGCACGCTCTGGCTGCGAAACGCCGGGGTGATGAACGATTACATGGAAATTCAGTACGGGAGGTCGGTGATCGAGCCAGTCCTAAGGGGACAAACTGGCAAGCGGTTCTTTGCCCTGCTCGACGGCGTCAAGTGGGGGCTGGGCCAGAGGGTTCAACGGCAATTCGCGGAGCACTGCGAACACGCCCGCGAGACGGTATTCATGACTTCGCTGAGCGAACACGATCAGACCGATGCCCTAGGCAAATTGTCGATGTGGCGGGCATATGGTGGGCCAGTGAGTGGGGTGGCACTCCTGTTCAAGGGCGACGTCGTCGATCTCGAATTGGAGCCAAGCCTCGAAATAAGTGCCAGCCCGGTACTCTACGGTGGGCCCGAGAGATTTGACGCCGAACTACAGAAAGTGGTGAAGGGGTTGGAGGCGAGGTCTGATCTCCTAAAGGAGTTCGAACCGGATCATCTCCTCTCCGTATGCGGAGCGCTCCTGCAATTTTCGATGTTCTCTATCAAACATCCGGGGTTTGCCGAGGAATGCGAATGGCGATTTGTTCATCGGCCTTTTGAATTTGCAGCCGCCCATGTAACTTCGCAGACCGTTACCGTGAACGGCATTCCCCAAACGATTTACGAGGTGCCATTTCACAATCCGGCACGAGGTCCGCTTTATGACCTCCCTCAACTCAACCTGGATGAGATATTGGAGGGAATAATCATCGGGCCCTGTCATTACCCGGAAACCGTCTTTCGTGCCTTTGTCGATGCAATGCAGAGCGCCGGTATCACCGACCCCGAACGCCGCATTCGCGTTTCAAATATCCCGCTTCGACAGCAATGGTAGCGAACCGCAACGCCGCAAAAGTATTGCGACGCGAAGCCCCTCAAAGGCCTATAAGATACTGATATCTAATGATTTTTCCGTGGTAGCGGAGGAGGGACTCGAACCCCCGACACGCGGATTATGATTCCGCTGCTCTAACCGGCTGAGCTACTCCGCCCCAAGGGCTTTCGGTCGCGGTTGAACCGCGGCAAGGCGGCGCATTTAGGGCGGACCTGCGGCGCGGTCAACCGCGGAATGACCAAGATTTGAGGTGGTCCCAAGGACCGCCTCTCCAGGCGTGGAGAGCGAGGCCCGCGAAGGCGAAATCGCGCGTGGGGAACTCGCTTTCCAGCTCGCCCTGCAACGCCCTTGCCTCCGCAGACGCTACCTTGTTTTGGATCGTGATGTGGAGCTTGGGAACACCCAGGTCCTGCGCACTGAGCAGGCCGTACAGCCGCTCTGCAAGGTCCTGACGCAGGGACAGCAACTGCGGGGACATGACCTCTAGAGCCGTTCCGCCGGCAAACCGCAGCACTCCTGACAGTCTTGCCTGCGGTGGCCGATTGCATCGGGCGCTATCCTTCAGGAGCTCGCGCAGTTCGCCTTCGCTCGATGGTGGCAGCGAATGGAACAGCGTGACGTGCGCGGGGACTTGGTTGCGCTCGGGCGGATAG
Above is a genomic segment from Altererythrobacter sp. Root672 containing:
- the rsgA gene encoding ribosome small subunit-dependent GTPase A, with amino-acid sequence MPDPDLLELGWKSFFSDQLSPEERSQLQSARVMAVHRGKLAVAGSGLDQFITPSLPNSDAEEYQLAVGDWLLLNPATLQISRILRRGSLFKRRAPGSGRKLQLIAANVDTVFIVASCNQDFNLARIERYLILAREVGVHPVVVLTKVDLTERPDEFVDAARGLQSGLDVEIINARDPLSAGSLTAWCGIGETVALLGSSGVGKSTLINTLRDSQDIATQEVRQADGKGRHTTTVREMHRLAQGGWLLDTPGMRELQLTDAAAGLAAVFEDIVSLAQQCKFSNCAHESEPGCEVQRALQDGTLDRERLDRMRKLTAEDDLNTLNLDEHHARPQRRH
- the purU gene encoding formyltetrahydrofolate deformylase; its protein translation is MKDTFTLALSCKNRPGLVARVSTFLTASGADIVDLQQYTDPISAGFFLRAEFKGTTPVDELQTGFAPIASECEMECRWRSPGYVPKVVLLVSKFDHAFGDLLYRMRIGEINMEVVAAISNHPREALTTSLIQDIPYHYLPITKETKPQQEAQIKDLVTRSGAELVVLARYMQIFSDELTAFLSGRCINIHHSFLPGFKGAKPYHQAYDRGVKLIGATSHYVTTDLDEGPIIAQDVAVVSHRETPDELVARGRDVERGVLARAVKSHLEYRVFLNGNRTVVFD
- a CDS encoding DUF2971 domain-containing protein — encoded protein: MAIDPKLRELLELLFCYDRERVKTVKEEKRLIAHYTTADTAMKIISGRTLWLRNAGVMNDYMEIQYGRSVIEPVLRGQTGKRFFALLDGVKWGLGQRVQRQFAEHCEHARETVFMTSLSEHDQTDALGKLSMWRAYGGPVSGVALLFKGDVVDLELEPSLEISASPVLYGGPERFDAELQKVVKGLEARSDLLKEFEPDHLLSVCGALLQFSMFSIKHPGFAEECEWRFVHRPFEFAAAHVTSQTVTVNGIPQTIYEVPFHNPARGPLYDLPQLNLDEILEGIIIGPCHYPETVFRAFVDAMQSAGITDPERRIRVSNIPLRQQW
- a CDS encoding 2'-5' RNA ligase family protein; translated protein: MVRHSPRPRGDVATAAPLPAGGAPLIVTAVLPGDVQAFADKLRRQHYPPERNQVPAHVTLFHSLPPSSEGELRELLKDSARCNRPPQARLSGVLRFAGGTALEVMSPQLLSLRQDLAERLYGLLSAQDLGVPKLHITIQNKVASAEARALQGELESEFPTRDFAFAGLALHAWRGGPWDHLKSWSFRG